The nucleotide window GGGCGGGGACCGAGACGGGTTTGAACGGCCGGATCGGCCGTGCCGCAACCGAACTCGCGGACCTGATCCAGCCGCGTGCGTCGAGTTCACACCCGGTGGCCGAGTCCGCGCCCGCCGGCGCACCGATCTCGGCGCCCGGCGTGCGGCAGCAGGCGATCGAAGCGGCGGGGATCGCCAACTTCGCCCGGTTGCTCAGCCCTTCGTGACGGCCCTCCGCAGGCTCCGGGCCTCCTCAGGGGGCGGTGGCGCAGTCAGGCGCGGCCCGGGGTGTTCTTCCGCGGTCGCAGGCGGGAGTGCGGAAGTGCGGGCGCGGGCAGGTGCTGGATGTCTCCTTCGTATCCCTGCACCTGTCCGAACCGTTCGCTGTGGGCCGTCCACTCCTCGCGGAACCGGACGATCTCCTCGTGCGTGCGTCCGATGAAGTTCCACCACATCACGATGTCCTCGCCGAACGGTGTGCCGCCGAGCAGGATCACGCGCGCGGCGTCGTCGGAGACGTTGGTCAACGTCAGTCGTGGCGCGCCCCCCCCGATGTAACCCAGCTCTGTTCGCTCGAGAGGTGCCGCGTCGGTGTCGCCGACCTCGACGGTCCCGGCGTCGACGAGGATGCCGTGCTCGAAGGCGGGATCGACGTCGATGTCCACCGACGCGCCGGGTGCGAAGTCGAGCTGGGCACCGAGCAGCGGGGTGAATGTGTGAACCGGTGAGCGGGTGCCGAGCAGTTCGCCGAGGAACACCTTGGCCGTGACTCCTTCGAGCGCGATGTCAGCCGGCCGATGATGGGCGAAATCCCTTGGCGTGTCGACGGCGTCGGCGGGGAGTGCGGTCCACAGCTGGACGCCGTGGAGGATGGTGGTCGCGGGGGTCGAGACCTCGGTGTGCGCGATGCCGTGCCCCGCGGTCATCAGGTTGATCTCACCGGGCCGGACCATCGCGTGGTTGCCCATCGTGTCCCGATGCTCGACCTCGCCGGTGAACAGCCAGCTTACGGTCTGCAGGCCGGTGTGCGGATGCGGTGGCACATCCATTCCGCCGGTGCTCGCCACGTCGTCGGGTCCGTAGTGGTCGACGAAGCACCACGCGCCGATGAGGGACCTCGAGCGTTGCGGGAGCGTCCGGTGGACGGTCATCGCCCGCGGCCCCCGAGGGGTACGTCGCGTGCGGTGAGAACCTCCATGTGGAGGTGTCCGGCGCGCGTCGCATTCTCGGCGTCGGTACGGCATTCGACCTCGGCCGGATGGGCCTCCAGATTGCTCATGGCGACCATTGTCCTCCCGTCGGCGGCGGGCCGGGTGTGCCCGTCACGAGTGTCCTCAGACGACTGTCGGGTTCTCGAACAGCATGGTGATCTTCTCCACCGAGCTGGTCATCAGCGCGTGCCGGCCGAGGCGGAGCGAGCGGAGTTCGGCGGCGATGGGGTGGTCGCCGAGCGCGAGGCTCGCCCCGCCGATACGGGTGCGGGTACCGCTCACCGATGTCAGCCGCCACGGGGTCATCCTGGTGATGCCGTCGAGCTGGGAGTAGGCGTGCAGGACGGTGTCGGCGGTCGTGTCGGGGACTTTGATGCCGGGCTTGATCCGCAGGTCCGCGATCAGGGCGCCGTCGGCCTCCAGCCGGCCGTGCCGGACCGACGAGGTGTGGTCGACGTCGAACTCGGCCAGAGTCTTCGGGAAACCCCAGATGCCGCGCCCGGCCGCCAGGGTGAAGTCGCCGTCGACCGGCAGCCGGTGGACGAGGGCCCGCGCGTCACCCTTGGCCAGGGAGCGGAGGGCGCGTATCGGCGACGCCGGGGGCCGGGAGGGGTCCTCGACGAGGAAACAGACCCCGAATTCGTTGTACGG belongs to Gordonia westfalica and includes:
- a CDS encoding acetoacetate decarboxylase family protein, translating into MTAPSSHDILGTTVTMPVEIRHAQCFVAGFTADAAAVQRAIDSESGRPGTLRPLRVRPGRAMCMLVFVDYVDGDLGPYNEFGVCFLVEDPSRPPASPIRALRSLAKGDARALVHRLPVDGDFTLAAGRGIWGFPKTLAEFDVDHTSSVRHGRLEADGALIADLRIKPGIKVPDTTADTVLHAYSQLDGITRMTPWRLTSVSGTRTRIGGASLALGDHPIAAELRSLRLGRHALMTSSVEKITMLFENPTVV